One window of the Populus nigra chromosome 4, ddPopNigr1.1, whole genome shotgun sequence genome contains the following:
- the LOC133692911 gene encoding basic blue protein-like yields MARQGRCSAIGVVLASTLLVILSLQFKIAIAKAATFTVGDTSGWTFNIQSWTDGKKFKAGDSLIFNYDPSLHDVATVDVDGYDGCTVSPSSSTYTSGKDTIKLKEGQNYFICSLPSHCDWGLKIAVNASA; encoded by the exons ATGGCTCGCCAGGGAAGATGCAGTGCGATCGGCGTAGTTCTGGCTAGTACTCTTCTTGTCATTCTATCACTCCAATTCAAGATCGCCATCGCCAAGGCAGCTACTTTCACCGTCGGTGACACCTCGGGCTGGACTTTCAACATCCAGAGTTGGACAGATGGGAAAAAGTTCAAGGCCGGCGACAGCCTGA TTTTCAACTACGATCCTTCATTGCATGATGTGGCCACTGTAGATGTCGATGGCTACGATGGCTGCACAGTTTCTCCGAGCTCCAGCACTTACACAAGTGGAAAAGATACGATCAAGCTGAAGGAGGGACAAAACTATTTTATATGCAGTCTCCCCAGTCACTGTGACTGGGGGTTGAAAATTGCAGTCAATGCTTCCGCCTAG